From Gimesia panareensis, the proteins below share one genomic window:
- a CDS encoding DUF1501 domain-containing protein gives MNIRQQQLQAVTRRHFLAQGSTGIGSIALGAMLAENNSAAANTPEQTDTPPFRIPGKAKHVIFLHMAGSPPQQEFFDYKPELVKRNMQPCPDSFLKGRGFPFIKGHPKMLGTPYKFKQYGEGGTWMSELLPNFQKVADDVAVIKSMHTDQFNHAPAQLFLYTGAPRFGGASMGSWITYGLGSENKNLPGFMVLLSGGSDPSGGKSLWGSGFLPSVYQGVQCRTSGDPILYVSNPKGINREVRRRSLDALKKLNEFELKQFGNPETLTRINQYELAFRMQMSVPEAVDLSSETKTTHELYGTTGGTASFANNCLLARRMVERGVRFIQLFDYGWDMHGTGKGNDLITAVPNKAKDIDRPLYALITDLKQRGLLDETLIVWSGEFGRTSMNEARNGSTFLGRDHHPHCYTIWMAGGGIKGGVSYGETDELGYFVAEKKASVRDLQSTILHLTGLDARKMKVPYQGLDQRLIGPADEDHLLEGVLA, from the coding sequence ATGAATATCAGACAACAGCAACTGCAGGCGGTAACCCGCCGCCACTTTCTCGCGCAAGGCTCGACCGGCATCGGTTCGATCGCCCTGGGCGCCATGCTCGCCGAGAACAACAGCGCCGCCGCGAACACACCGGAGCAGACCGACACGCCGCCGTTCCGCATCCCGGGGAAAGCCAAGCACGTGATCTTCCTGCACATGGCCGGTTCGCCTCCGCAGCAGGAGTTCTTCGACTATAAGCCGGAGCTGGTCAAACGCAACATGCAGCCCTGCCCCGATTCGTTCCTGAAAGGCCGCGGCTTCCCGTTCATCAAGGGGCATCCCAAAATGCTGGGGACACCCTACAAATTCAAACAGTACGGCGAGGGCGGCACCTGGATGAGCGAGCTGCTCCCGAACTTCCAGAAGGTCGCCGACGATGTGGCCGTCATCAAGTCGATGCACACCGATCAGTTCAACCACGCGCCCGCCCAGCTGTTCCTGTATACCGGTGCCCCCCGTTTCGGCGGGGCCTCGATGGGTTCCTGGATCACCTACGGTCTCGGTTCGGAAAACAAAAACCTGCCCGGGTTCATGGTGCTGCTCAGCGGCGGCAGCGATCCGAGTGGCGGGAAGAGCCTGTGGGGGAGCGGCTTTCTGCCGTCCGTCTACCAGGGGGTGCAGTGCCGGACCAGCGGCGATCCGATTCTGTACGTCTCGAACCCGAAAGGGATCAACCGGGAGGTCCGTCGGCGGAGCCTGGATGCGCTGAAGAAGCTGAATGAATTCGAGCTCAAGCAGTTCGGCAACCCGGAAACGCTGACCCGCATCAACCAGTACGAGCTCGCGTTCCGCATGCAGATGTCGGTTCCCGAAGCCGTCGATCTCTCCAGCGAAACTAAAACGACGCACGAACTCTACGGCACAACCGGCGGGACGGCTTCGTTTGCGAATAACTGCCTGCTGGCCCGCCGGATGGTGGAACGGGGCGTGCGGTTCATCCAGCTGTTCGACTACGGCTGGGACATGCACGGCACAGGCAAGGGGAACGACCTGATCACCGCGGTGCCGAACAAGGCCAAGGACATCGACCGCCCGCTGTACGCGTTGATTACCGACCTCAAGCAGCGGGGCCTGCTGGATGAAACGCTGATCGTCTGGAGCGGCGAATTCGGCCGCACCTCAATGAACGAAGCCCGCAACGGCTCCACCTTCCTGGGCCGCGACCACCACCCGCACTGCTACACGATCTGGATGGCCGGCGGCGGCATCAAGGGCGGCGTGTCATACGGCGAAACCGACGAACTCGGCTACTTCGTCGCCGAAAAGAAAGCCAGCGTCCGCGACCTGCAGTCAACGATCCTGCACCTGACCGGGTTAGACGCGCGGAAGATGAAGGTGCCCTACCAGGGGTTGGACCAGCGGTTGATTGGCCCGGCGGATGAGGATCATTTACTGGAAGGGGTTTTGGCTTGA
- a CDS encoding WD40 repeat domain-containing protein produces the protein MAGFNNLLIVNVTDKIIGICLLFICGLMFSCGKVDPPADPPGETRPQKKLTSRENQDLKDSQSLPAESQSPKFDANQPEYLNPAWIEYQLDQIGIDRLIEEYNKESDPNTQTIKAALNLSKHILRDHPEALREQLQARLLDRPEPVFKPFQTLPHNRVQFRSEWPTFNQTDGPLMWTLAGHTRSINCVAITPDGKQAISGASDNTLKVWDLKTGELVRTLKGHSSGANCIAIIPDGKQIISGSDDETLKLWDLASGKLLKTFEGHTRAVNAVAVTPDGKQAVSVSNDRTLKVWDIQSGKLLRTLKGHSSLVDFIKITPDGKQAISGSFDETLKVWDLNSGKELRTINTHSFRVAVTPDGSQAISSPQENTLEVWDLKNGKLLKTLEGHTGPVSCLTVTPDGKRVISGSLDTTLQVWDLNSGKQLQTLEGHAHHVNCLAVTPDGSQVVSGSTDDTLKVWKLTKGKMPWTPNGHLQTVYCVAITPDGSQFISGSWDTTLKVWDLDDGKLLQTLEGHNDSVLCVAIMPEGKQAVSGSFDRTLKMWDLSNGTLLQTLKGHAHSVRCVAITPDGKKAVSGSIDETLKVWDLAKGEILQSLEGHTGYVLCVAIMPEGKQAISGSFDTSLKIWDLASGKLLGSLEGHTGVINCVALTPNGKQCISGSSDNTLKVWDVANRKPLQTLKGHSEEINCVAIMPDGKHAISGSNDKSLKMWDLASGKAIATYRFDDVVTSLSISPNGDTLIVGDKAGRVHKLKILMAEKRRKK, from the coding sequence ATGGCTGGTTTTAATAATCTATTGATAGTGAATGTCACTGATAAGATCATCGGTATTTGCTTACTCTTCATCTGCGGGCTTATGTTCTCTTGCGGCAAGGTCGATCCCCCAGCAGATCCGCCGGGTGAAACTCGACCACAAAAAAAACTCACAAGCAGGGAGAATCAGGACCTTAAAGATTCCCAGTCACTCCCTGCCGAAAGTCAATCTCCGAAATTTGATGCCAATCAGCCCGAGTATTTGAACCCCGCGTGGATCGAATACCAACTCGATCAAATTGGCATTGATCGCTTGATTGAGGAATACAATAAAGAATCTGACCCGAACACCCAAACGATCAAAGCTGCGCTGAATCTTTCAAAACATATTTTGCGCGACCATCCCGAGGCATTGAGAGAACAGCTTCAAGCCAGGTTACTGGACCGACCGGAGCCCGTTTTTAAACCATTTCAGACTCTACCACACAATCGAGTTCAGTTCCGTTCTGAATGGCCCACTTTCAATCAAACCGACGGTCCTTTAATGTGGACTCTTGCAGGACACACAAGATCAATCAATTGTGTGGCGATAACGCCTGATGGGAAACAAGCCATTTCTGGTGCAAGTGACAATACGTTGAAAGTATGGGATCTCAAGACTGGCGAGCTGGTCCGAACTCTCAAAGGGCATTCCAGCGGGGCTAATTGTATCGCGATTATCCCAGATGGAAAACAGATTATTTCAGGCTCAGACGATGAAACGCTGAAGCTGTGGGATCTCGCCAGTGGAAAGCTACTTAAAACATTTGAAGGACATACTCGTGCAGTCAATGCCGTGGCAGTAACTCCAGATGGAAAGCAAGCTGTTTCCGTATCAAATGATAGAACATTAAAAGTCTGGGATATTCAAAGTGGAAAACTGCTCCGAACACTTAAAGGACATTCAAGTCTGGTGGATTTTATAAAAATAACGCCCGATGGTAAACAGGCCATTTCTGGTTCGTTTGATGAAACACTAAAAGTGTGGGACCTCAACAGTGGAAAAGAACTCCGCACAATCAATACTCACAGTTTTCGCGTAGCGGTGACACCAGATGGAAGCCAGGCTATTTCCAGTCCACAGGAAAATACGCTGGAAGTGTGGGATCTCAAGAACGGAAAGCTGCTTAAAACACTTGAGGGACATACTGGGCCGGTCAGTTGTTTGACAGTGACTCCAGATGGGAAGCGAGTTATTTCAGGTTCGCTGGACACAACGTTGCAAGTATGGGATCTGAATAGTGGAAAGCAACTCCAGACACTTGAAGGACATGCGCATCATGTGAACTGTCTGGCGGTGACACCAGATGGCAGCCAGGTTGTTTCAGGTTCAACCGATGATACGCTGAAGGTGTGGAAGCTGACAAAGGGCAAGATGCCTTGGACACCAAACGGTCATCTTCAGACTGTCTATTGCGTGGCCATCACTCCTGATGGCAGTCAGTTCATTTCAGGTTCATGGGACACAACTTTAAAAGTGTGGGATTTAGATGACGGAAAACTTCTCCAAACTCTTGAAGGCCATAACGATTCTGTTCTTTGCGTAGCGATCATGCCCGAGGGAAAGCAGGCCGTTTCCGGTTCCTTTGACAGAACACTCAAAATGTGGGACTTGTCCAACGGAACACTTCTGCAAACCCTGAAAGGACATGCTCACTCGGTAAGATGCGTAGCAATCACACCCGATGGGAAGAAAGCCGTTTCAGGTTCGATTGACGAAACGCTAAAAGTGTGGGATCTGGCAAAGGGAGAGATACTTCAGTCACTCGAAGGACATACCGGATACGTATTGTGCGTAGCGATCATGCCCGAGGGAAAGCAAGCCATTTCCGGTTCATTTGACACAAGCCTGAAAATCTGGGATCTGGCCAGCGGGAAGTTACTCGGATCTCTCGAAGGGCATACTGGTGTGATCAACTGTGTGGCATTGACTCCCAATGGAAAACAGTGCATTTCTGGTTCATCAGATAATACACTGAAAGTGTGGGACGTGGCCAACAGGAAGCCACTTCAAACGCTCAAAGGGCATTCTGAAGAGATCAATTGCGTGGCGATAATGCCGGACGGGAAGCATGCGATTTCCGGTTCGAATGATAAATCGCTAAAAATGTGGGATCTCGCTAGCGGAAAGGCGATCGCAACATACAGGTTCGATGATGTCGTCACTAGTCTTTCGATCAGTCCCAATGGCGACACTTTAATCGTTGGCGATAAAGCTGGTCGAGTCCACAAGTTGAAAATACTAATGGCTGAAAAGAGGCGAAAAAAATAA
- a CDS encoding DUF6933 domain-containing protein codes for MIFRLTHKLNQKLKTGSLDHQALDQNPFADWSCRLFSADRRQYILLSNTCSLYSCVMPGKGAPDAETFVENALDCLRDFTADDAHQWAFRNFIDPDRETVHFSKALNRSVTTSMNQLVECAQDLMIDNRLPPHEVGYRLNDHLLSCIAATKSDGYATPRDAFQRMVDAKQADQ; via the coding sequence ATGATCTTTCGTTTGACCCACAAGCTGAATCAGAAACTCAAAACCGGTTCGCTGGATCACCAGGCCCTGGATCAGAATCCTTTTGCAGACTGGTCCTGCCGCCTGTTCTCGGCTGACCGTCGTCAATATATTCTGCTGAGCAATACCTGTTCGTTGTATTCCTGCGTGATGCCCGGCAAGGGGGCTCCGGATGCGGAGACCTTCGTGGAAAACGCACTGGACTGCCTGCGGGATTTTACCGCCGACGATGCCCACCAGTGGGCGTTCAGAAATTTCATTGACCCCGACCGGGAAACCGTCCACTTCAGCAAGGCCTTGAACCGTTCGGTGACCACTTCGATGAATCAGCTGGTCGAATGCGCCCAGGACCTGATGATCGACAACCGGCTGCCGCCCCACGAGGTCGGCTATCGGCTGAATGACCACCTGTTATCATGCATCGCTGCCACAAAGTCAGACGGGTACGCCACACCCCGGGACGCGTTCCAGAGAATGGTGGATGCGAAGCAGGCGGACCAGTAA
- a CDS encoding tetratricopeptide repeat protein: protein MSDHLDIDVLLQEPASLAVAEQLVAWADTTRTQIARGDMMLGILTIDRATKIPTAYKTAAQQGLSSAWVTLAWWYAYPDFGEPDLSAAEEALGTAVAANVDNAQLELARMRWFFKRETATESEQQQAFQYVSESVDSDPANAEGVYLLALLTTHGFGVAASPGAGFELQQRAADLGNLDALFEIYVHYANGLDVPVDEERAFAACQRAAEAGHPRAMYNLGAFNATGRGIPRNMTEAVKWYERAADVGNPSAMAGLAMIFATGDGVEPDREYARELFDQADYCGLDVSHLREQVGL from the coding sequence ATGAGTGACCACCTTGACATCGACGTTCTGCTGCAAGAGCCGGCATCGCTGGCTGTTGCTGAACAACTCGTCGCCTGGGCCGATACAACGCGTACCCAAATTGCGCGTGGGGACATGATGCTGGGCATCCTGACGATCGATCGCGCAACAAAGATTCCCACGGCTTACAAAACGGCTGCACAACAGGGACTGTCCAGCGCGTGGGTCACTCTTGCCTGGTGGTACGCTTATCCCGATTTCGGCGAACCGGACCTGTCCGCTGCCGAGGAAGCATTGGGGACAGCCGTTGCTGCCAATGTTGACAACGCGCAACTGGAACTGGCCCGGATGCGCTGGTTCTTTAAACGCGAGACGGCAACAGAATCCGAACAACAGCAGGCTTTTCAGTATGTTTCCGAAAGTGTTGACTCTGATCCCGCCAACGCCGAGGGAGTTTACCTGCTCGCATTACTCACGACGCATGGCTTCGGAGTGGCTGCCTCGCCAGGAGCGGGATTTGAACTGCAACAACGCGCGGCTGATCTCGGCAATTTAGACGCCCTGTTTGAAATCTATGTGCATTATGCGAATGGTCTTGACGTTCCCGTCGACGAAGAACGGGCCTTTGCTGCCTGTCAACGCGCTGCTGAAGCGGGACATCCGCGGGCCATGTATAATCTCGGTGCCTTTAACGCGACCGGACGGGGAATTCCCCGGAATATGACAGAAGCGGTCAAATGGTATGAACGGGCCGCCGACGTTGGCAATCCATCCGCCATGGCAGGCCTTGCCATGATCTTCGCGACCGGTGATGGCGTTGAACCGGATCGCGAATACGCGCGCGAACTGTTTGATCAAGCTGATTATTGTGGCCTCGATGTCAGCCACCTTCGAGAACAGGTGGGACTTTGA